From Ictidomys tridecemlineatus isolate mIctTri1 chromosome 2, mIctTri1.hap1, whole genome shotgun sequence, the proteins below share one genomic window:
- the Lep gene encoding leptin, with translation MRCGRLCQFLWLWPYLSYVQAVPIRKVQDDTKTLIKTIVTRINDISHTQSVSSKQRVTGLDFIPGLHPVLSLSKMDQTLAVYQQILTSLPSQNVMQISNDLENLRDLLRLLASSKSCPLPQTSGLETLESLDGVLEASLYSTEVVALSRLQGSLQGMLRQLDFSPRC, from the exons ATGCGCTGTGGACGCCTGTGCCAGTTCCTGTGGCTTTGGCCCTATCTGTCTTATGTTCAAGCTGTGCCCATCCGAAAAGTCCAGGATGACACCAAAACCCTCATCAAGACTATTGTCACCAGGATCAATGACATTTCACACACG CAGTCGGTGTCCTCCAAGCAGAGGGTCACTGGTTTGGACTTCATTCCTGGGCTTCACCCGGTCCTGAGTTTGTCCAAAATGGACCAGACATTGGCAGTCTACCAACAGATCCTCACCAGTCTGCCTTCCCAAAATGTGATGCAAATATCTAATGACCTGGAGAACCTCCGGGACCTTCTCCGCCTGCTGGCTTCCTCCAAGAGCTGCCCTCTGCCCCAGACCAGTGGTCTGGAGACTCTAGAGAGCCTGGATGGTGTCCTGGAAGCCTCTCTCTATTCCACAGAGGTAGTGGCTCTGAGCAGGCTGCAAGGGTCTCTACAGGGGATGCTGAGGCAGCTGGACTTCAGCCCCAGATGCTGA